The following DNA comes from Lentibacillus sp. Marseille-P4043.
TTGCCAAAACCGAAATTTTTATTTACTTTTACTACTTTCACCTTTGCTTCTTCATCAGGTAATGCATTCGGGACAAACAATGGATAGCCATTGATTTTGCCAACGCCATTTCCTTCATGCGTCAAATCCTCAAATTTAAGTGTTATGATTTCATTCTTTTTCACTGGTGCCGTCTGTTTGGGCATTGTTATCTTCCTTTGCGTTCGTTTATTCTGATTACTATCTTATCATATCCGGTTTGTACATTTCATAAAAACATAACTGGTATCTTGATCGTCTAATTGTGTTACTAACTTTCACCCATCAAAAAAGCCACATAACATCTAAAAGTCATGTAGCCATTATTTCAGATTTATTTTTCAAAAACCAGTCGCAAATCAATAGCCAACTCATCAAAAATGGATACCTGTACTTGATCTTCATCCGTGTACAGATCCGGTCGTCCATAATGCTGATTTTCCTGGAGAATAAAAACACTAACAATCTTTTCCAGGGGCTCGACTATCCAATATTCTTTAACACCTGCTTGCTCATATTTATTGAATTTCTTAATTTTATCTATTCTGGCAGTAGAAGGTGAAATAATTTCCACGATCATATCCGGATTTCCTTTACAACCACTATCATCTAGTTTTGATTCATCACAAACAACTGTTATATCTGGTTCAAAAACGTCTTCTTTATTTTCTTCCCTACTGCTTTCGTCTTCAAGGTCTAATACAACATGAAAAGGCGCTGGATAAATCTCACATTCTTTTCCAACTAAAAAGTTTGCAATTTGACGATGTAATTCTGATAGAACCTTTTGATGAATTCTGGAAGCTGCAGCTTGTAGATATGGAATCCCATCAATAATCTCCGCTCTTACATCCTCAGGCCATGATAAATAGTCAGCATACGTATACTTACGATCATCTTTTGGCAACGGTATTTAATCACCCCAGAACCAAATATTTATTATTTTCATTATACCATGGAAACTACAGCTAACAAGAATTAAAAAATGACTGCCTGTAATCAGCAATCATTCTTCTCTACAAATTCATCTGGAACGAACAATTCCACATGTTGTTTTAAATTGGCAAATTCGCCTGGCAGCAATCCGCCAAATTCACCGTCAATATTCAATTGCATTTTTTCGGCTGTTTCCACTTTAATATGCTTTGCTTTCGTGTAAATAACATTTTTATGATCAAGGTGTACACCTCTTAAAGCCAATGTTGCAATGTGAATAAACTCTGCCAAGTTCGTCTTTTTCAAAATAATCACGTCAAAATAACCATCATCAAGTTTGGCGGTTGGGGCTAGTTTTTCAAAGCCACCAATTGAATTCGTATTGGAGATTAAAAACAGCATAATGTCGTCTTCCAATACTTCACCATCATATTCGATTCGTACACTTGTCGGTTTCAATGAGGGAAGCATTTCAATACCCTTCATATAGTACGCAAGCTGTCCAAGCATGGTTTTTAACTTGCTTGGTACCTCATACGTTAACTCAGTAAGCTTTCCTCCACCAGCGATATTGATAAAATAATGCTCATTAACTTTACCGATATCCAATGGCATCGAATGATCATCTAAAATAATGTCGACAGCTTTCATGATGTTGCGGGGAATAGATAATGCACGTGCGAAATCATTTGTTGTCCCGACAGGTATGATACCTAGTTTAGGACGAAAATCCTGTTCTGCTAATCCATTAACGACTTCATTAATCGTTCCGTCTCCACCTGCTGCAACAACCACATCATAGCGTCTCTCAACAGCTATCTTTGCTGCTTCAGTCGCATCCCCTTCACAAGTTGTTGCATGTGCAGAAGTTTCATACCCAGCGATTTCAAACCGCTCTAGTACATTTGCTAATTCTTTTTTAAATGCCTCGCGTCCAGATGTAGGATTATAAATGATTCTTGCTCGTTTCATTATATCCCCCTCCTATTCACATCAACAAATTTATATATGTCCATTTCATTCAATTATTTTTTGTCCAAAGACTATCATAGACCTTTTTCCCATTTTTGAAAAGTCTATTTAGAAATTAGTTGACATAATTAGTCGGATCTCGTTGCTTGGAATGAATGTCCAGGAAGATATAACAGAAGATCCCCATACCATTATTTACTAGTAAAAAATGAACCATTCCAAAAGCATTTGCCTCTGGAATGGCCTTATCACAATTTATCTTTTGTCCATTTCTTCCTTAAGAATCTTATTAACCATTGGCGGATTTGCTTGCCCTTTTGTTTGTTTCATCACTTGTCCAACTAAAAAGCCAAGCGCACGATCCTTACCATTTTTGTAATCAATAATCGATTGTTCATTCACATCAAGAATTCCAGTAATGATTTCCTTTAATTGACCTTCATCGGAAATTTGTACAAGACCCTTTTCTTTAACAATATTCTCTGGGTCTCCGCCTTTATCAACTAATTCGGCAAATACTTTTTTAGCAATTTTAGATGAAATGGTTCCATCCTCAATCAGCGTAATCATTTTGCCTAGTGACTCTGGAGTAAGTGCAAGATCATGCAGTTCTTTCAAATGTTTGTTCATATACCCTGATATTTCACCCATCAACCAGTTGGATGCTTGCTTTACATCAGCGCCATGTTCCACAGTCGCTTCAAAAAAGTCGGCCATTTCCTTTGATCCTGTTAAATTGGATGCATCATACTCGGATAAGCCAAGTTTTTCGATAAAACGTTTCTTGCGCGCATCTGGAAGTTCCGGAATTTGACTACGAATTCGCTCTTTCCAGGCATTGTCAATATACAATGGGACAAGATCAGGCTCAGGGAAATAACGA
Coding sequences within:
- a CDS encoding diacylglycerol kinase, whose amino-acid sequence is MKRARIIYNPTSGREAFKKELANVLERFEIAGYETSAHATTCEGDATEAAKIAVERRYDVVVAAGGDGTINEVVNGLAEQDFRPKLGIIPVGTTNDFARALSIPRNIMKAVDIILDDHSMPLDIGKVNEHYFINIAGGGKLTELTYEVPSKLKTMLGQLAYYMKGIEMLPSLKPTSVRIEYDGEVLEDDIMLFLISNTNSIGGFEKLAPTAKLDDGYFDVIILKKTNLAEFIHIATLALRGVHLDHKNVIYTKAKHIKVETAEKMQLNIDGEFGGLLPGEFANLKQHVELFVPDEFVEKNDC
- a CDS encoding Uma2 family endonuclease, encoding MPKDDRKYTYADYLSWPEDVRAEIIDGIPYLQAAASRIHQKVLSELHRQIANFLVGKECEIYPAPFHVVLDLEDESSREENKEDVFEPDITVVCDESKLDDSGCKGNPDMIVEIISPSTARIDKIKKFNKYEQAGVKEYWIVEPLEKIVSVFILQENQHYGRPDLYTDEDQVQVSIFDELAIDLRLVFEK